TTTCCGGTATCCGGAGCGATAATAGGGCTAAATCCAGCGTCCGCACCCTGGTTTTCGGATGCCGACCACCGGACGCCTGACGCCGGCTGCTTGCCGCTCTGTTCTCCGGATGCCGGACGCCGGATGCCGGACGCCGGCTACTTGTTGCTCCGTTCTCCGGACACCGGATGCCGGTCACCGGATACCGATTCCAGCGCGCGGCGGCTGGTCTTCACCGCGCAGAGCCTTCCGCACATCGAGCAGACGTCGGTATCCGAGGGCATGGCCCTGCGCCGCTCGGTGCAGGCCTTCTCCGGATCGACGGCCAGCGCGAACTGCCTCTCCCAGTCGAAGGATGCGCGGGCGAGGGCCATGGCGTCGTCCCTGTCCCTGGCGCCCTTCCTGCCCCTCGCCACATCCGCGGCGTGCGCGGCGATCCTCGCCGCCACCGTGCCAGTGCGCACGTCGTCGACGTCGGGCAGTCTGAGGTGCTCGGCGGGGGTGACGTAGCACAGGAAGTCGGCTCCGAACCATGCCGCCATGGCCCCTCCGATGGCCGAGGTGATGTGGTCGTAGCCCGGAGCTATGTCCGTCACGAGCGGCCCCAGGACGTAGAACGGCGCGCCGCTGCAAAGGGTCTTCTGGAGGCGGATGTTGTGCTCGATCTGGTCCATGGGAACATGGCCCGGGCCCTCGATCATCACCTGGACGCCCGCGGCGAATGCTCTCTGCTGGAGCTCGCCCAGGGTGACAAGCTCCTCTATCTGGGCGCGGTCGGAGGCGTCGGCCAGGCTTCCCGGCCGCAGTCCGTCTCCCAGTGAGAAGGTTGCGTCGTACCTGCGCAGGATGTCGATCAGGTCGTCGAAACGCTCGTAGAAGGGATTCTCGGCCTTCCTCGAGGCCATCCACTCCGCCATCAGGGCGCCGCCCCGCGAGACGATGCCCAGCTTCCTGCCCTGATGCCTGAGCAGCTCCACGGCCCTGCGTGTGACTCCGCAGTGCAGGGTCAGGAAGTCCACGCCCAGCCTGCAGTGGTCCTCGACCGCCCCGAACATGGCGTCGGGCTCCACGTCGCCCGCTTGGCCGCCGC
The sequence above is drawn from the Candidatus Fermentibacter sp. genome and encodes:
- the thiC gene encoding phosphomethylpyrimidine synthase ThiC, which gives rise to MENIIDAARKGEGHPSIDAVARREGLGSSLIIEGITEGSIVIPCSNASERAKPCGVGRGLSVKVNANIGSSADMESVDSELGKLDTAVRFGADTVMDLSTGPRWREILARISQASPVPLGTVPLYQVFGEVLEGGGQAGDVEPDAMFGAVEDHCRLGVDFLTLHCGVTRRAVELLRHQGRKLGIVSRGGALMAEWMASRKAENPFYERFDDLIDILRRYDATFSLGDGLRPGSLADASDRAQIEELVTLGELQQRAFAAGVQVMIEGPGHVPMDQIEHNIRLQKTLCSGAPFYVLGPLVTDIAPGYDHITSAIGGAMAAWFGADFLCYVTPAEHLRLPDVDDVRTGTVAARIAAHAADVARGRKGARDRDDAMALARASFDWERQFALAVDPEKACTERRRAMPSDTDVCSMCGRLCAVKTSRRALESVSGDRHPVSGERSNK